A part of Cannabis sativa cultivar Pink pepper isolate KNU-18-1 chromosome 6, ASM2916894v1, whole genome shotgun sequence genomic DNA contains:
- the LOC133038882 gene encoding probable LRR receptor-like serine/threonine-protein kinase At3g47570: MKAASKSIYCFYYSLIYSFVLCQNEVDKLALQAIKNQLVSDPFGVTSSWNESLHFCMWHGVSCKRQRVTQLNLSSSSLVGYVPSSIANLSFLQVLDLSNNSFQGQVPEKIGHLFRLRVITLANNSLRGQIPTTLSNCSNLRTLDLSYNNFMSRIPFQLGFLTKLEQLRIRNSNLEGIIPPHIGNISTLLEISLRINKLEGEIPESLGQLKSLTILSIGDNMLSGTIPKSIYNLSHLSLLSLCKNKFQGSFPHNIGLTLPNLQYFNVWENQFSGSIPSSFSNTSKLLIFDISNNKFFGGVPNIFRNQDKLRLLWLADNDLGTSGINDDLKFLTDLANCSSLEKLNLSNCNFGGVLPSSLVNLSGKLESLSMAGMLNKLTINPRSICI, translated from the coding sequence ATGAAAGCTGCATCCAAATCCATCTATTGCTTTTATTATTCTCTCATCTACAGCTTTGTTCTTTGCCAAAACGAGGTAGACAAGCTCGCTTTACAAGCCATTAAGAATCAGCTAGTGAGTGATCCTTTTGGAGTAACAAGCTCTTGGAATGAGTCTCTACACTTTTGCATGTGGCATGGAGTTTCATGCAAACGCCAACGAGTGACACAATTGAACTTGAGTTCATCGAGTTTGGTAGGCTACGTACCTTCCTCTATTGCCAACCTTAGTTTTCTTCAAGTTCTTGATCTTTCAAACAACAGTTTCCAAGGACAAGTACCTGAAAAAATTGGTCACTTGTTTCGGTTGAGGGTTATAACATTGGCAAACAACTCACTAAGAGGTCAAATACCAACCACCTTATCAAATTGTTCAAACTTGAGAACTCTAGACTTGAGTTACAACAATTTCATGAGTAGGATTCCTTTCCAACTAGGATTTTTAACTAAGTTGGAACAACTTCGCATCAGGAACAGCAATTTAGAAGGAATCATTCCCCCACATATTGGGAATATTTCAACTCTTCTTGAAATTTCCTTGAGGATCAATAAGTTAGAGGGAGAAATTCCTGAATCACTAGGCCAATTGAAGAGCTTAACTATCCTTAGTATTGGAGATAATATGCTTTCAGGTACAATTCCAAAGTCTATCTATAATCTTTCACATCTTAGTTTGTTATCTCTTTGTAAGAATAAATTTCAAGGAAGCTTTCCTCATAACATAGGTCTTACTTTACCAAATCTCCAATACTTTAATGTGTGGGAAAATCAGTTTAGTggttcaattccaagttcattCTCTAATACTTCAAAACTCTTGATATTTGATATTAGCAACAACAAATTCTTTGGAGGGGTTCCAAATATTTTTAGAAATCAGGACAAACTTCGGTTGCTATGGCTAGCTGATAATGATCTTGGAACTAGTGGAATCAATGATGACCTCAAATTTCTCACTGATCTAGCCAATTGTAGTAGCCTTGAAAAGCTTAACCTTTCAAATTGTAACTTTGGTGGAGTGTTGCCTAGTTCCTTAGTAAACCTCTCGGGTAAACTCGAATCACTATCAATGGCAGGAatgttaaataaattaacaattaacccaagatctatttgtatataa
- the LOC115725736 gene encoding partner of Y14 and mago, with translation MAATNNGGGGGGGGEDHDLNRLAEISKTLKQGERLLAPTRRPDGTLRKPIRIRAGYVPQDEVAIYQSKGSLLKKEMSSHEGPPGYDPPAAAAATATATATAADTKPKTKSVKRNERKKEKRIQAALEKEKSSEQSEVEETNKEELVPLKNVGRGSESVKSLTSQMNELDVSANPSAVSPPSDSVEDSNSGDPIQDIDKRIRALKKKIRLTEAQKQKIAEQDMKPEQLDKFSKLEGWCQELKLLEDRKAELTAS, from the exons ATGGCAGCCACTAACAATGGtggtggaggaggaggaggaggagaagACCACGACTTGAATCGATTGGCTGAGATCAGCAAAACCCTAAAGCAAGGAGAGAGACTTCTCGCGCCAACTCGGAGACCCGATGGCACTCTTCGCAAACCCATTCGGATTAGGGCTGGCTATGTCCCTCAAGATGAAGTCGCCATTTACCAATCCAAAGGCTCTTTG TTGAAAAAGGAGATGTCTTCACATGAGGGACCTCCTGGTTATGATCCACCCGCCGCGGCTGCAGCCACGGCCACGGCCACGGCCACAGCCGCCGATACGAAACCTAAGACTAAGTCTGTAAAGAGGAACGAGAGAAAGAAGGAGAAGCGGATACAG GCTGCTCTTGAAAAAGAGAAGAGCTCGGAACAGAGTGAAGTTGAGGAAACTAACAAGGAAGAATTAGTACCGCTTAAAAATGTTGGCCGTGGTTCGGAATCTGTCAAGTCATTGACATCTCAAATGAATGAGCTAGATGTTTCCGCAAATCCTTCAGCGGTTTCTCCTCCTTCAGACTCAGTAGAGGACTCAAATTCAGGAGATCCCATCCAAGATATTGATAAAAGAATTCGAGCTCTTAAAAAGAAG ATTCGACTTACTGAAGCTCAAAAACAGAAAATCGCAGAGCAGGACATGAAGCCTGAACAGTTAGACAAGTTTTCAAAGCTTGAAGGTTGGTGTCAAGAACTAAAGCTTTTAGAGGATAGAAAAGCTGAACTTACTGCATCTTGA
- the LOC115725354 gene encoding uncharacterized protein LOC115725354, with translation MELRLHTRRFNNGYALFFFFLLSFTAITSYASIHVYNNETFREVGNSYLLSGGSEGIAASLTSAAADESDPSSIHDGRSYIRFENIKFWRSKASADQKSDMEHSTGLVQIIIFEAADRNNIGGSAYGGQRAICCTPDLAKIEGCKQGEVIRVPSATDINWPIILNAQFSGNSIVASMENNEVSITKTGMYNLFFVACDPKLKGLTMNGKTSWKNPDGFLPGRMAPFKKFYVYMSLAYFLLSLIWLSQYVRFWNDVLQLQHCITAVIALGFFEMILWHLEYVHFNNTGMRPVVLTTWVVTIGAVRKTISRLLILSVSMGYGVVRPTLGGLTSKVLVLGVTYFFATELLNISEYVGTINDISGRAKLFLVLPNAFLDAFLILWIFTSLSKTLEQLQAKRSSVKLDIYRKFSNALAVTVIVSVAWIGYEVYFKATDPFNERWQSAWIITAFWDVLAFALLSVICCLWAPSQSSQRYAYSEEVGENSDDEETQSLTRGKSDGDVSLVKQEKKEKKAGDEERYDEEDDSEEDKRE, from the exons ATGGAGCTCAGGCTCCACACCCGACGGTTCAACAATGGCTACgcactcttcttcttctttctgctCTCATTCACCGCCATTACTTCTTACGCCTCAATTCACGTCTACAACAACGAAACCTTCAGAGAAGTTGGCAATTCTTACCTTCTCTCTGGCGGTAGCGAAGGCATTGCTGCTTCTCTCACCTCCGCCGCCGCCGACGAGTCCGACCCGTCTTCGATCCACGATGGTCGGTCTTATATCAG ATTTGAAAACATTAAATTTTGGAGGAGCAAGGCTTCTGCTGACCAGAAGTCAGATATGGAACACAGTACTGGGTTggtacaaattattatttttgaggcAGCTGATCGAAATAATATTGGTGGCTCAGCTTATGGTGGGCAAAGAGCTATATGCTGCACCCCTGATCTGGCTAAGATTGAAGGTTGTAAACAAGGTGAAGTCATTAGGGTACCTTCTGCAACAGATATCAACTGGCCTATTATTCTGAATGCACAGTTTAGTGGGAATTCTATAGTTGCAAGTATGGAAAATAATGAGGTTTCCATCACGAAAACCGGAATGTACAACTTGTTTTTTGTAGCATGCGATCCAAAACTCAAGGGTCTTACAATGAATGGAAAAACTTCATGGAAAAACCCTGATGGTTTTCTACCTGGTAGGATGGCTCCTTTCAAGAAATTCTACGTGTATATGTCACTTGCTTATTTCTTGCTTAGTTTGATTTGGTTATCTCAGTATGTGAGGTTTTGGAATGATGTTCTGCAACTTCAACACTGCATTACAGCTGTAATTGCTCTTGGTTTCTTCGAGATGATTCTTTGGCATCTTGAATATGTACATTTTAATAATACTGGAATGAGGCCAGTTGTACTTACAACATGGGTTGTGACAATTGGAGCTGTGAGAAAAACAATCTCTCGCCTCCTTATCCTCTCCGTTTCAATGGGTTATGGTGTTGTGCGACCTACCCTTGGTGGTCTTACCTCGAAGGTGCTTGTTCTTGGAGTAACATACTTTTTTGCCACTGAATTGCTGAATATTTCTGAGTATGTGGGAACCATCAATGATATATCTGGACGAGCAAAACTCTTTTTGGTCCTGCCCAATGCCTTTTTGGATGCATTTCTGATATTGTGGATCTTTACCTCTCTCTCGAAAACACTAGAGCAGTTACAG GCAAAGAGGAGTTCTGTAAAGTTGGATATATATAGAAAGTTCTCCAATGCATTGGCAGTTACGGTGATTGTCTCAGTTGCATGGATAGGTTATGAG GTATACTTCAAAGCAACAGATCCATTTAACGAAAGGTGGCAGAGTGCTTGGATCATCACCGCTTTCTGGGACGTTCTTGCATTTGCATTACTCTCTGTAATCTGCTGTCTCTGGGCTCCATCTCAGAGTTCTCAACG GTACGCTTATTCGGAGGAAGTGGGAGAAAATTCCGATGATGAAGAAACTCAATCTCTAACTAGGGGGAAGTCTGACGGTGATGTCAGCTTAGTAAAGCAagagaaaaaagagaagaaagctGGGGATGAGGAGAGGTACGACGAGGAAGATGATTCCGAAGAAGATAAGAGGGAATGA